The following coding sequences are from one Desulfosporosinus orientis DSM 765 window:
- a CDS encoding corrinoid protein yields the protein MSDLKKKFLSELADSVVNMDEAMTADLAQRYIENHFNPLEGINQGLAQGMDRAGVLYEEEEYFIPELLMCSDAMYAGLDVLRPHLQKREGDITRKAVIGVVQGDTHDIGKNLVKIMLETVGFEVADLGRDVPPIDFIVKAKEIQADIIALSTLMTTTMEGMQEVMQLLEKEKLQEKIKVMVGGGPISKGFADRIGAYYADDASKAANLALNLVKEG from the coding sequence AATATGGATGAAGCAATGACGGCAGACCTTGCTCAAAGGTATATTGAGAATCACTTTAATCCTTTAGAAGGAATTAATCAAGGTTTAGCCCAGGGGATGGATCGTGCGGGTGTTTTATACGAAGAGGAGGAGTACTTTATTCCTGAGCTGCTGATGTGTTCTGATGCCATGTATGCCGGCTTAGATGTTTTACGACCCCATTTGCAGAAGCGGGAAGGTGATATCACTCGTAAAGCTGTTATTGGGGTTGTTCAGGGAGATACTCATGATATTGGCAAAAACCTCGTCAAGATCATGTTGGAAACGGTAGGCTTTGAAGTAGCGGATTTAGGCAGAGATGTGCCGCCTATTGACTTTATCGTCAAGGCTAAAGAAATTCAGGCAGACATTATTGCCCTATCTACCCTAATGACAACCACCATGGAAGGGATGCAAGAAGTAATGCAGCTCTTAGAAAAAGAAAAGCTGCAAGAGAAAATCAAAGTTATGGTTGGCGGCGGGCCGATATCTAAAGGTTTTGCCGACAGAATCGGCGCCTACTATGCAGATGATGCTTCCAAGGCCGCAAATTTAGCTTTGAATTTGGTGAAGGAAGGTTAA
- a CDS encoding uroporphyrinogen decarboxylase family protein, translating into MKDKMTPMERAKAIARGETADRLPCNPNVANGVARVYGCKISEFNSNARLIADAQIASYRRFGYDGVRIFTDLFPWAEAMGAKIHFPEDNTADLASPAISDLSQIDNLEAADPYKDGRLPIHIEAMKYLIDELGKEVPCAGGIVGPFTNAFFLLGIEKMSKLIFTNPGVVHRACQVSLETCLRYAQAIIDLGLTPTISEPMSSCTIVSPKHFREFGEPYVKKLVEYINSKGKPVTMHICGKTEKIWEDVVAMGIAGFSVDNVVDLQKCKEQIGDRVKILGHVDPSNVMYAGTPADVREAVVKCVQQAWDSPKGYVIMSGCSLPVETPLRNIEAMMDAAREIGYPIDPEKLDKMI; encoded by the coding sequence ATGAAGGACAAAATGACTCCTATGGAAAGAGCGAAGGCTATTGCCAGAGGAGAAACAGCGGACCGCTTGCCCTGCAACCCTAATGTAGCTAATGGGGTTGCCAGAGTGTATGGCTGCAAAATATCCGAATTTAATAGTAATGCCCGGCTTATAGCCGATGCTCAAATCGCCTCTTATCGGCGTTTTGGTTATGATGGGGTGAGAATATTCACGGATTTGTTTCCATGGGCAGAAGCAATGGGAGCCAAGATACATTTTCCGGAAGACAATACTGCCGACCTGGCATCTCCTGCCATCAGTGATCTCAGCCAAATTGATAATTTGGAAGCGGCTGATCCCTATAAAGACGGCCGTTTGCCCATTCATATTGAAGCCATGAAATATTTAATCGATGAGTTAGGAAAAGAAGTCCCTTGTGCCGGCGGGATTGTCGGGCCTTTCACTAATGCCTTCTTTTTATTAGGAATTGAGAAGATGAGCAAACTGATTTTCACGAATCCCGGGGTTGTTCATCGCGCTTGCCAGGTTTCTTTAGAAACTTGTCTCAGATATGCTCAGGCGATCATTGATCTGGGTCTTACTCCAACCATTTCTGAACCCATGTCTTCCTGTACCATAGTAAGTCCTAAGCATTTTCGTGAATTTGGCGAACCTTATGTGAAAAAGTTAGTGGAATACATTAATTCCAAAGGGAAACCTGTGACCATGCATATTTGCGGAAAGACCGAAAAGATATGGGAAGATGTGGTGGCCATGGGTATTGCCGGATTCAGTGTGGATAATGTAGTTGATCTGCAAAAATGCAAGGAACAGATCGGAGACAGGGTTAAAATATTGGGACATGTGGACCCCTCAAATGTGATGTATGCAGGCACTCCTGCCGACGTTCGGGAGGCGGTGGTAAAGTGCGTGCAGCAGGCCTGGGATTCTCCCAAAGGCTATGTTATTATGTCGGGCTGTAGCTTGCCTGTTGAAACGCCTTTAAGAAATATTGAAGCTATGATGGATGCCGCTCGGGAGATCGGCTATCCTATCGATCCTGAAAAGCTGGATAAAATGATTTAA
- a CDS encoding HAD hydrolase-like protein: protein MVKLIILTFDGTVVDSKEVSVAIYNKLADKYGTQKVDDIRNIQRLPLLDRFKALHIPLYKLPLFIGDFTKLYKHSLKGIKMVKGMRELLLGLKKSGNQLAIVSSNSENNISDYFREAQLEVIDTIICCTSLLGKEKYIKKVLAIHKVQPSEAIFVGDELRDIKACKKLGIPIIWVDWGYDLKEMIIEEPPDYIAHSPQDILEVLN, encoded by the coding sequence ATGGTAAAATTAATCATCCTTACCTTTGATGGAACTGTGGTGGATTCAAAGGAAGTCTCCGTCGCTATTTATAACAAACTTGCTGATAAATATGGGACACAGAAAGTCGACGATATCAGGAACATACAGCGGCTTCCTTTACTTGACCGCTTTAAGGCTCTGCATATTCCCCTCTATAAGCTGCCCTTATTTATTGGAGACTTTACTAAGCTTTATAAGCATTCACTTAAGGGCATAAAGATGGTGAAGGGGATGAGAGAGTTATTACTGGGATTGAAAAAAAGTGGCAATCAATTAGCCATTGTTTCATCTAATTCGGAAAATAACATTAGTGATTATTTTCGAGAAGCCCAACTTGAGGTAATCGATACCATCATTTGTTGTACCAGTTTGTTAGGCAAGGAAAAGTATATTAAGAAAGTGCTTGCCATACACAAAGTGCAGCCTTCAGAAGCGATCTTTGTTGGTGATGAATTAAGAGATATTAAAGCTTGTAAAAAATTAGGGATACCTATTATTTGGGTTGACTGGGGATACGATTTGAAGGAGATGATCATTGAGGAACCCCCCGATTATATTGCTCATTCACCCCAGGATATTTTAGAAGTATTGAATTAA
- a CDS encoding efflux RND transporter periplasmic adaptor subunit translates to MSKKRVVLGLIIVIIFIGGVAFFHEFGSLSINAAKDKGSAAAVTSNKVAVKVITPKEAAQSDGSYYKATIEADQEGIVSSKNSGKVISVLFDDGKQVTQGEPLVQLDDQDTKNQIKTAESQLEVSKAAMLKTEANLESSQRSYDRIKTLVEQGAVAQVELENAETSLKMVKADEASCQAAIQAAQTTIDNLQTTLADMVVRAPISGVMDGKNVSVGQFLTPGNVLGTVKDIALIDASIEVDQALIQNITIEQKATVKLNEDDTAYEGVVKSITPSADPSSRAFKVKIQLNNENLSLRPGVFAKVMLTDDTKTQSFVIPVSVIIGNEGNYYVYINDNGVVKKQTVTVGNLANNQAEIKSGLKGNESIISTNLNMLQEGDEITVVSE, encoded by the coding sequence ATGAGTAAAAAGAGAGTGGTCTTAGGGTTAATTATCGTTATTATTTTTATTGGCGGGGTTGCATTTTTTCATGAATTTGGATCTCTATCTATCAATGCAGCCAAGGATAAGGGAAGTGCTGCAGCGGTTACAAGCAACAAGGTTGCAGTGAAAGTCATCACGCCAAAAGAAGCAGCTCAAAGCGATGGCTCATACTATAAAGCAACAATAGAAGCTGATCAGGAAGGGATCGTGTCTTCAAAAAACAGCGGCAAAGTCATCAGTGTATTATTTGATGATGGGAAGCAAGTTACCCAGGGTGAGCCCCTTGTCCAGTTAGATGATCAGGATACAAAAAATCAGATCAAGACCGCTGAAAGCCAGTTAGAGGTTTCTAAAGCTGCTATGCTAAAGACGGAGGCCAACCTGGAGAGTAGTCAGCGATCCTATGATCGTATAAAAACCTTAGTAGAACAGGGGGCTGTTGCCCAAGTTGAACTGGAAAACGCAGAAACTTCTCTGAAAATGGTGAAGGCGGATGAAGCTTCCTGTCAGGCAGCGATTCAAGCAGCACAGACCACTATTGATAATCTGCAAACGACATTGGCTGATATGGTAGTACGGGCTCCAATCAGCGGGGTTATGGATGGGAAAAATGTCAGTGTTGGGCAATTCCTCACTCCGGGAAATGTTTTAGGAACGGTTAAGGATATCGCCTTGATTGATGCTTCTATTGAGGTAGATCAGGCCTTGATTCAAAACATAACAATTGAACAAAAGGCTACAGTAAAGCTTAATGAAGATGATACTGCTTATGAGGGTGTTGTGAAAAGCATTACCCCCTCTGCCGATCCATCCTCTCGCGCCTTTAAGGTGAAGATACAGTTGAATAATGAAAACTTGTCCTTAAGACCGGGGGTATTTGCGAAGGTTATGCTGACGGATGATACTAAAACCCAGAGTTTTGTGATCCCGGTTAGCGTGATTATTGGCAACGAGGGAAATTATTATGTCTACATAAATGATAACGGGGTTGTGAAAAAACAGACAGTAACCGTGGGAAATCTGGCAAACAATCAAGCAGAGATTAAATCAGGCCTAAAAGGAAATGAATCCATTATCTCGACAAACCTCAACATGCTTCAAGAGGGTGATGAAATCACGGTGGTTTCAGAATAG
- a CDS encoding efflux RND transporter permease subunit has protein sequence MFVTNISIKRPVFITVIIIVFIVVGMLCYQGLSINDMPQADFPYVTVAIEQHGVAPDQMETNVAKKVEEAIGQISGVKHIYTNISEGACNVIVEFDLAKSPDVAAQEVRDKVSSIRKSLPSDIEEPIIAKYDFSATPILSLAVSGTLDNRAKSKIVDDVITKSLYTVSGVGSVKVYGKEEREIKIKVDLEKLAEYGLVPAEMVSAIQSGNLEVPAGKVTDGQSEISLRTDNKVKSLEDFYNITVGERSGREIKVRDVATVSDGIKDKDSISYYDGKEAIGIDIIKQSGSNTVLVSDNVKKQLDFIKANLPQGMSIDVVADNSVSIRDSVNEVVKTILEGCVLAIIIVFVFLREWESTLISGISLPTSIVTTFIAMKVMNFSLNTMSLMALSLAVGLLIDDAIVVIENIVRHLHMGKSPMQAAQEATSEIGLAVLATTFAVVAVFVPIAMVSGIIGKYFVEFGLTVAFSMLVSLFISFTLVPMMSSRLLKPEQKTKKTFVGHFLDWFNDKFDLLGTTYSKILKVVLNHRLITIIVTIIIFAASMRIIPMLGFSFIPSTDAGGVNISAGTDSGLTLETVGEKAKEIEAKLKKYPEVTHMYTTVSSDKISIYAKLTEKQEREKSSQQIASEMREDLKGITGIELAVKASSLGPNEGKDVSFVIMGTNMESMQAFALKAKRLLSQDPHAKDVALDLKTGKTETKLEINRDKASDLGVNVSLAAATIQALFDGIDAGKFEWAGDRYNVRVSLQDDQRKSLDNLDGIYVNGSNDQMIPLANVSQKVLSTSYSTIHRYDRLVQIELSANVEGIPTGDFLNSYTNKLENEMEVPAGVIVKVGGMNETMQEGFSSLVTALLMGIMFMFLVMAMQFESFLDPIAIMFSLPMALIGAVLGLYIAGSELSILSLIGIILLMGLVAKNGILLIDFTKQKMKAGFEVKEALIEAGAVRLRPILMTTLAMIFGMIPVAIGSGAGAEMRAPMGHAVIGGLITSTLLTLFVVPVVYSLLDSLKMTFRRKGKKTVSPMYPGKSAPFH, from the coding sequence ATGTTTGTAACAAATATTAGTATAAAAAGGCCTGTATTTATAACCGTTATTATCATTGTGTTCATTGTTGTGGGAATGCTTTGCTATCAAGGATTAAGTATTAATGACATGCCCCAGGCAGACTTTCCCTATGTAACGGTAGCCATAGAACAGCATGGGGTTGCTCCCGACCAGATGGAGACCAATGTAGCTAAGAAAGTAGAAGAAGCCATAGGCCAAATATCCGGTGTAAAGCATATTTATACAAATATCAGTGAAGGGGCATGCAATGTCATCGTTGAATTTGACTTGGCAAAATCGCCGGATGTGGCGGCCCAGGAAGTACGGGATAAAGTCAGTTCTATACGAAAAAGTCTCCCCAGTGATATCGAAGAACCTATTATTGCAAAATATGATTTTTCAGCAACTCCTATCTTATCACTGGCAGTCAGCGGAACCTTGGACAATCGGGCTAAGTCTAAGATCGTAGATGATGTCATCACCAAGAGCCTATATACTGTGAGCGGCGTTGGCTCAGTGAAGGTATACGGCAAAGAAGAAAGGGAAATTAAGATCAAGGTGGATCTGGAGAAGCTGGCCGAGTATGGTTTGGTTCCGGCGGAAATGGTTAGCGCCATTCAGAGCGGCAATCTGGAAGTACCCGCCGGCAAGGTGACAGATGGACAAAGTGAAATATCCCTCCGAACAGATAACAAAGTCAAAAGTCTCGAGGATTTTTACAATATTACCGTTGGAGAACGTTCAGGGCGTGAGATTAAAGTCCGTGATGTTGCCACAGTATCTGACGGAATTAAAGACAAAGACAGTATTTCTTATTATGACGGCAAAGAGGCTATTGGGATCGATATCATCAAACAGTCAGGCTCGAATACAGTGTTGGTATCGGATAATGTTAAAAAACAATTAGATTTTATCAAGGCAAATCTGCCTCAAGGGATGAGCATTGATGTTGTGGCAGATAATTCCGTGTCTATCCGTGACTCAGTAAACGAAGTCGTAAAAACAATCCTTGAAGGTTGTGTACTGGCGATTATTATTGTCTTTGTTTTCTTAAGGGAGTGGGAAAGTACCCTCATCAGCGGAATTTCTTTACCAACCTCCATTGTGACAACCTTTATTGCCATGAAGGTTATGAATTTTTCTCTGAACACTATGTCCCTTATGGCCCTGTCTTTAGCGGTAGGCTTGTTGATTGACGATGCTATTGTGGTGATCGAGAATATTGTTCGACATTTACATATGGGTAAGTCTCCCATGCAGGCAGCCCAGGAGGCAACCTCGGAAATCGGCTTAGCGGTATTGGCAACGACCTTTGCCGTGGTGGCGGTCTTTGTTCCTATCGCCATGGTTTCGGGAATTATCGGCAAGTATTTTGTAGAATTTGGACTCACCGTAGCTTTTAGCATGCTGGTTTCTTTGTTTATTTCTTTCACTTTAGTGCCTATGATGTCTTCCCGATTGTTAAAACCTGAGCAGAAGACGAAAAAGACCTTTGTCGGTCACTTTCTGGACTGGTTTAACGACAAATTTGATTTGCTGGGAACCACCTATTCTAAAATTTTAAAGGTTGTTCTTAATCACCGTCTTATCACTATCATCGTTACCATTATCATATTTGCGGCAAGTATGCGGATCATTCCCATGTTGGGCTTCAGCTTTATCCCATCCACCGACGCTGGGGGTGTTAATATAAGTGCCGGTACGGACTCCGGTTTGACACTGGAGACGGTGGGGGAAAAAGCTAAAGAAATCGAAGCAAAACTCAAAAAGTATCCTGAAGTAACTCATATGTACACCACGGTCAGTTCCGACAAAATTTCAATTTATGCTAAATTAACGGAAAAACAAGAGCGTGAAAAATCCTCACAACAGATTGCTTCAGAAATGAGAGAGGATTTAAAAGGAATTACGGGAATTGAACTGGCAGTTAAAGCAAGTTCTTTAGGACCTAACGAAGGAAAGGATGTCTCTTTTGTAATCATGGGGACTAACATGGAGTCCATGCAGGCTTTCGCGCTGAAAGCTAAACGACTGCTAAGTCAGGATCCCCATGCCAAAGATGTAGCCCTGGATCTTAAAACGGGCAAAACCGAAACCAAATTAGAGATAAACAGGGATAAGGCCTCAGATCTGGGAGTTAATGTATCCCTGGCGGCTGCGACCATCCAGGCGCTATTCGACGGGATTGATGCGGGCAAATTTGAATGGGCTGGTGACAGGTATAACGTACGAGTGTCCTTGCAAGACGATCAGAGAAAGAGCTTAGATAATTTAGATGGGATCTATGTCAATGGCTCAAATGATCAAATGATTCCTCTAGCCAATGTATCGCAAAAAGTACTTTCTACATCCTATTCCACAATCCACCGCTATGATAGATTAGTTCAAATTGAACTTTCTGCTAATGTGGAAGGAATACCCACTGGGGACTTTTTAAACAGTTATACCAACAAGCTGGAGAATGAGATGGAAGTTCCTGCAGGCGTTATTGTCAAGGTTGGGGGAATGAACGAAACCATGCAGGAGGGTTTCAGCAGTCTTGTCACGGCTCTCTTGATGGGCATCATGTTCATGTTCCTGGTTATGGCTATGCAGTTTGAAAGCTTTTTGGACCCCATCGCCATCATGTTCTCTCTGCCAATGGCCTTGATCGGTGCTGTTCTGGGGCTTTACATTGCCGGCAGTGAGCTGAGTATTTTATCTCTCATCGGGATCATCCTGCTGATGGGACTGGTAGCCAAAAACGGTATTTTGCTCATTGACTTTACGAAGCAGAAAATGAAAGCAGGATTCGAGGTCAAAGAGGCACTTATTGAAGCCGGGGCCGTCCGCTTAAGACCTATTCTGATGACAACCCTGGCCATGATCTTCGGCATGATTCCGGTTGCTATTGGTTCGGGTGCTGGGGCTGAAATGCGTGCGCCCATGGGGCATGCCGTTATTGGCGGCTTGATTACTTCAACGTTGTTAACCCTCTTTGTTGTCCCTGTCGTCTACTCATTGCTGGATAGTCTAAAGATGACCTTCCGCAGAAAGGGAAAGAAAACAGTATCCCCTATGTACCCTGGGAAAAGTGCGCCTTTTCATTAA
- a CDS encoding DMT family transporter, which translates to MKSILLGILASFFFAVTFVLNRAMDLSGGSWVWSAVLRYFFMLPFLVIIVMTRGNLKPLLSALHSRPLAWLGWSTVGFGLFYAPLCFAAAYGPAWLVASMWQITIVAGSLLVPFFAKETAGKSWFHKIGSTLPLRGLALSLLILMGVVLIQIQQARTLNGKDIFYGVFPVLLAAFAYPLGNRKMMEVCGDDIDTFQRVLGMTLASLPFWFVLSALGMAEIGLPSLNQASQSLIVALSSGVIATTLFFSATDMVKGDVHKLAAVEATQSGEVIFALLGELIILHGAYPTLWSLAGMGLVILGMILHSVCGSEN; encoded by the coding sequence TTGAAGTCGATTCTGCTTGGAATATTAGCGTCGTTCTTTTTTGCAGTAACCTTTGTCTTAAATCGGGCTATGGATTTATCCGGCGGGAGTTGGGTATGGAGTGCAGTTTTAAGATATTTTTTCATGTTACCCTTTCTGGTAATCATTGTTATGACGAGAGGAAATCTTAAACCTCTATTATCGGCTTTGCACAGCAGACCTTTAGCTTGGCTGGGTTGGAGTACTGTTGGCTTCGGATTATTCTATGCACCTCTTTGTTTTGCAGCAGCATACGGACCTGCTTGGTTGGTTGCCAGCATGTGGCAAATTACCATTGTGGCCGGTTCCCTCCTTGTTCCCTTTTTTGCTAAAGAAACTGCCGGCAAGTCTTGGTTCCATAAAATCGGTTCTACCCTACCTCTGCGCGGCTTAGCCCTTTCCCTGCTTATTTTAATGGGAGTAGTCCTCATACAAATCCAGCAGGCCCGGACACTCAACGGCAAGGACATCTTTTATGGAGTTTTTCCCGTTCTGCTGGCAGCCTTTGCTTACCCTTTAGGAAATCGCAAGATGATGGAAGTGTGCGGGGATGATATTGATACTTTTCAAAGAGTCCTGGGAATGACACTGGCCAGCCTTCCCTTTTGGTTTGTGTTATCCGCCCTCGGCATGGCGGAGATTGGCCTTCCCAGCCTGAATCAAGCATCTCAGAGCCTGATCGTGGCTCTGTCTTCAGGAGTCATTGCCACAACACTCTTCTTCTCGGCAACGGATATGGTGAAGGGCGATGTACATAAACTGGCTGCAGTGGAAGCGACTCAATCAGGAGAAGTGATTTTTGCTCTGTTGGGAGAATTAATAATTCTTCATGGGGCATACCCAACGCTTTGGTCCTTAGCCGGTATGGGCCTTGTCATCTTAGGTATGATTTTACACAGTGTCTGTGGGTCTGAAAATTAA
- a CDS encoding tyrosine-type recombinase/integrase: MDTRFNQYPLPSFAKDFINHLAVTNKSKSTQVAYTYELCMFFQYLCGLMPDFPSSSSDIQLSDMARVGHRHIESYLSWSNTERANGSRALARKQTVIRSLYRYLLREEMIHKDITIKLDPININQKLPKALEPNEIADLTDALETGIGLSEGQLKYHVYTEKRDYAIVLTLIGTGLRLSELCNLDISKTNLNKGYFEILRKGNKETVIYFNEDVGQALNDYLLNERPRYVRQDVDALFLSMQGKRISKRAVQNLIAKYMTILKTLGHNTEGFSVHKMRSTFATLLLRETDNLAIVQDALGHSDPRTTRIYAKVLDEQLKQAANLIKFK; the protein is encoded by the coding sequence ATGGATACTAGATTTAACCAGTACCCTCTTCCCTCATTCGCCAAAGATTTTATTAACCATCTTGCCGTAACCAATAAATCGAAATCCACTCAAGTTGCCTATACCTATGAACTATGTATGTTTTTCCAGTATTTATGCGGCTTAATGCCAGATTTCCCTTCTTCTTCATCAGATATTCAGCTGTCAGACATGGCAAGGGTCGGTCATCGGCATATTGAGTCCTATTTAAGCTGGTCCAATACTGAACGAGCTAATGGCTCTCGTGCTCTGGCCCGAAAACAAACCGTTATAAGGTCATTATACCGGTACTTGCTTCGTGAAGAAATGATACATAAAGATATTACCATAAAACTAGATCCCATTAATATAAACCAAAAACTTCCCAAAGCATTGGAGCCTAACGAGATTGCGGATTTAACGGATGCTTTGGAAACTGGTATAGGATTATCAGAAGGCCAGCTCAAATATCACGTCTATACCGAGAAAAGGGATTATGCCATTGTTCTTACGCTGATCGGCACAGGGCTGCGCTTATCGGAACTTTGTAACCTTGATATCAGCAAGACAAATCTTAATAAAGGTTATTTTGAGATCCTCCGCAAGGGGAATAAAGAAACAGTTATTTATTTTAACGAGGATGTGGGCCAAGCCCTGAATGATTATTTGCTCAATGAACGCCCTCGCTATGTCCGCCAAGATGTTGATGCCCTCTTTTTATCTATGCAGGGAAAGCGCATCAGTAAAAGAGCGGTGCAAAATCTTATCGCGAAATACATGACCATCCTCAAAACTCTTGGCCATAACACAGAGGGCTTTAGTGTCCATAAGATGAGATCCACATTTGCTACGCTGCTCCTGCGCGAAACAGACAACTTGGCCATTGTTCAGGATGCTCTTGGCCATTCGGATCCCAGAACCACAAGAATTTATGCCAAGGTGCTGGATGAGCAACTTAAGCAAGCAGCCAACCTGATAAAATTTAAATAA
- a CDS encoding GNAT family N-acetyltransferase: protein MNLKIQFDCANINWDLVSGTLKMVGMATYAAEIHKKAFENSHTVVFIFDDDRLIGFGRAISDGAYQGAIYDVAILPEYQGQGIGRMIVDSIKKSLQNCNLILYAAPGKEQFYEKLNFKRMKTGMALFCNAADMQKRGFTE, encoded by the coding sequence ATGAATTTAAAGATTCAATTTGATTGTGCAAATATTAATTGGGATTTAGTGTCTGGAACTTTAAAAATGGTTGGCATGGCCACCTATGCAGCGGAAATTCATAAGAAAGCTTTTGAAAATAGCCATACAGTAGTGTTTATTTTTGACGACGACAGATTAATTGGCTTTGGCAGGGCAATTTCAGATGGGGCATATCAAGGTGCCATTTACGATGTAGCAATATTGCCGGAGTACCAGGGTCAAGGGATTGGAAGAATGATTGTGGACAGTATTAAAAAGTCACTTCAAAACTGCAATCTCATATTATATGCTGCCCCCGGCAAAGAACAATTTTATGAAAAGCTTAATTTTAAGAGAATGAAGACAGGGATGGCTCTTTTCTGCAACGCCGCCGACATGCAAAAAAGGGGTTTTACGGAGTAA